Genomic DNA from Enoplosus armatus isolate fEnoArm2 chromosome 7, fEnoArm2.hap1, whole genome shotgun sequence:
AAATAGGACAAGACATTCAATCACAGGTAACAAACAGCTTCCATATACAGTgtttaacaaatttattagaccaccacccagtgtaaggtgtttgccaccgctgtcccaaattaacagtattgctgattaccaaaatattttatgtttctgtaatggttaatccaccggtatgtgcaagccaagctctttaatcaaaatgatatctttaatgcttaaatataattatttttgttatccatgaattttcaaatttactgttttacaaaaaagcagaaaaaaatagtaaagcacattattattttttgattgagataccaaattacagttatttacttgcattcctgaacggaaaaatgtgttttgtggttgcaagaatgcaagctgttatcagggccaaaggaggttttttggttaatatatgtgaataaggactatttagttgttccagtttgttatttgcctaataaataacaatacaatacaagtttttgacagatttctaaaatatttgtgttttctcatttttatgacaggtggtctaataaatttgttaagcactgtataaGTGTCAGAGGAAAAGGAACAGTGGCTGAACATGTAGATCAGTTTGTGGTTGACTTAGAGTGAGCCCATGGATCACATGATAGATAATTTTGAGTGTTTGAGGAAACTGAAATCTTTTAATGGTAATGCTAAAATGTTGTCATCTATATATATTGTGCATGGAACTAATGTATTATCCGTTACACTAATGTGTAATGGATATTAGATACTAGTAATATTAGTAAAACTTGTAAAGACAGGCTAAAGAAAGTATTAAACGTAGTGGTAATGTAGTGGAAGTCTTGCAGAGTAGTATTTTCTCTCCATTATCCTTCAGTACTACATGATGTTGGTAAAGATGGCAGGTATTTCAGTATCTCTACTAGTATTTCAGTATCTTTTAATTGGTGTTAGATGATGGATTTGAGCACTGAAGTTTCATGGCTAAATAAATATAACCTTGAACCCTAGAAATCAAATACTTTTTAATGAAATTCTCAAGTGCTGACACAGTTGTAATTCTAAGCCAATGTATAGGGACTATGTCAGGCTGTGCTTGCAGAACCGCCTTGAGACAGCACTGGATGATCGACTGGATGCCAGACAGATGCTGGCACTGGCAGTCAGTTGGTGGGGAAAATGACAGCCCTTCCTCTCAGACGGCGGGCTTGCCGGCGCTGCAGTTGACTCTGTGACTCTGTGTCCGCTGGTTTACCTGCAGAATCATAATGTGGTGCATCTGACTGGTTGGTAGTAAGGTGGGCATGTCTGGCTGTACCTGAGTGACCGTGCGTGCTGTGGTCAGACCGTCCGTCGAGTCCACCCTCaatgttttccttgttttctgtgtgcttGTGGAGTGTGCGAGATTTGGAAGGCAACAGGGGCATGTCGTGACTGAAAGAGTGCAGTGGTCCGCAGTGACCAGAGGAGGCTGTCTTACACAGCTCCTCTGCTACCTCtgtacaaaaaagaaagaaaactccATCAGAAGGCAGTCACAATCCAAATTTAAACCAACATACATTTGTTTGATGACCAAATAAACCTACATTAATTTACATGACAGTGTTTTAACCCTCATTAAATAATTTGCATTATGTGGTCAGGTATAAACtgttctctcccttttccttttctaaTTTTACACCTCTATTCCTTCTTCTCTTACTACCCGTATTTTAAACACTTTGCTGCTCCAATGGCACTGTTTTCTTAACAAGGATTAATAAAGTTTCATCTGATTGAACTGGCAGCTCAGCTAACAAAAGTAAGTCCAGTTTGCCTGCATTTTATTCAGTGCAGAGATTTTAGACACTTTATGAAAAGCAGGTTTTGAGCTGCACAAAAGCCTGACAGTTGAAGCTGAAGAGAAGCTACATGTTCGTACCTTCAGAGATGCTGGAGTCATGGAACATTGTTTCGAAGGCTTGGTGGATCTCTGCAAATGAAGGCCGATCTAATGGGCTCCACTGCCAGCCTGGTAGAGAGACATACAAAAAGGCATGTTACTACAAGAAAGTATTGTTTTTGACGACTATACATGacttaaaatcattttaaagtaatCTGGTCTTTCACAGATCCTGTAATTCCAGACTATATTTTgtcagtcttgtttttttcttctaataaCAATGACAAGTTTTAAGACAGTATGGAGGGGGATGGAGTGAATTGTGACATGACAAAGATGTGACAGAAATCTAGGAAAGACTAATGGGCAACCCAACTTTTTGGAATGCATGCTGTCAACCTCTATTCATGTCTTTTCACTGGAGTGCACCCATGTGGTGAATATGTAAGAGGTAGGTAAGATATCAACTACTCACAAGCTCTCATGAGTTCATAGACTTTGGGTGGACATCCCTCGGGCTGTTCCATGCGGTAACCTTTCTCCAGGAGGTCATACACCTGAGACAGATCGATGCCGGGGTATGGAGACATGCCATAGGTGGCAATTTCCCATAGCAGCACCCCGAATGCTGTAAGGAAGAAATGCTCAGAGGATCAAACAGGAGCACATTGGAAATAAGCGACAAGAcagaaaaatcaacactgtATGAATGTATGCACATGTACTGCTTACCCCAGACATCAGACTTGATGGAGAAGGTGTTGTACGCAAGGCTCTCTGGTGCTGTCCATTTGATGGGGAACTTGGCCCCTGCATGGGCAGTGTAGGTGTCACCAGTCATCAGCCTGCTCAGGCCAAAGTCTGCAACCTTCACCACATGATTCTCCCCGACCAGGCAGTTCCTTGCTGCAAGAtccctgagagagagatagtgaagcaagcagaggagagggagatagagaggaagaagggaatcAAGGTGGGACAGTGAGAGAAATGAGACTACTTTGATATATGATTTGGACaaaagagaggcaaagagaggcacgcgcacgcgcacacgcacacacacacacacatacacacacacacacacacacacacacagacacacacacacacacacacacacacatacacacacactatgccCTTACCTGTGTATGAAGTTTTTCTTCTCCAGGTATTCCATGGCAGAGGAGATCTGCGTGGCCATGTAGAGCAGCACCACAGCATTCACCTCCTCCTTGTCACAATCTCTCAGGTAGTCCAGCAGGTTGCCGTGTGGCATGTACTCTGTCACGATATAGAACGGAGGTTCCAGCGTACACACACCTGTGGGAGAGGCAGCAGTTAGAATACAGATGCAAACAACCACTATGAGTGAATATGTCTGTTGAAGCCAGCTCAAGATTTCAGAGGTCAGAATGTaatgaagtaaataaaatgaaagcaaagCTTCATCAACATACAATCATTGGTGACTAAATACTGACCTAGTAGCTGAACAAGATTTGGGTGTTTGACCTCCTTCATAACTGCTGCCTCTTTCAGAAATTCTTCAACTTCCATGGTGTCCTCCTGTCattatagaaaatgaaaaaaaagaggaatcgTATCGGTGGGTTGGACAGACATAGCAGTTGGTAACatgtaacatacagtatctaaAGTGATGGTAACATGTAATACCAAATTCAACCTGCAGGTGGTGATCTATACCATTGTTTTGCCCATGGCCCATCATGTACAGATACAAAGGTGCTGAGATAATAACCATCAGAGTATCTTTTAAAATTCAGCTTCCTTGTTCTGTGAAATTAAATAATGACAAGAGGGCCAGCTTACCTTGAGTGTTTTGACAGCCACCGTGAGGTTGTACTTTTTCCACACTCCCACGTACACCTCCCCATACTGGCCTCCTCCCAACTTGTGCTTCATGGTGATGTCTGTGCGCTCCATCTCCCACTTGTCATGGATGGGTGACACACCGTACACTGTGGGCTTGTTACATTTGGGTGCTGGGTAGTGCAGGGTGGTGACCAGGCCATCAGCTACAGTGGAGTGGTGGTGGACCAGCTCGGCCAGGGTAGCAAAGCGGCTCTCAGACGTCACATACACCTGAGGGGGAGGGGATGGGGAAGCATGGAGATGGGCGAGGACAAAGGACAAGAGGAAAGCatgaagagagggacagagttAATAAATGATGTCAAGGTCCTAACATTCTTCCATTTTTCTGGACCACTCTAAACTCTACTTCACTCTACCTTTGCATCAGAAGCTGTGTTGATCCGGTAGTGGTAGACTCTCCCTTCATAGCGGAGAGAAATTGACAGCTGCCCGGGGCTGCTCTCGCTTTCCCGGACCAGGAAACTGCCGTTGATGAGGGACGAGAGCAGGTACTCTGCGGCGCTGCGTGACACGGGCCCATGGTACCAGCTATGCTTCTCCAGACTGTTGACTGGCGTGATGTAGTTGGAGGGCACCCAACCCTGGCCGTTCTTAGAGCGTACTTCACTCCACTCCCCATTCTGGTTGTAGCCAAGCACACGCAGCTTCTCACCTGGACATGGGAGGGGCAGCTTGTAAGATTTGATCTAATGGTGATATAATCAGCGGCAGCATGGACTGGTGGTTAGAAAGATTAATATGGTAAAAGAGTCACATGTTCATGGCTTTTATCTCATCTACGCGTACTGCTTAAGTGCCCTTTAGAAAGAGACAATAGCTAATCAGTACAGGAGTAAGCCTGGCAAGTAATTTTGCCAAATGCTTAAAATTGAAACGTGGAGATAAAACTTATCACGAGCATGAGTTCGAAGAAAAGGTGCTAATGTTTTATGATTAAATATCTGACGCTGATTACAGGATTTCATTACTTCAGTTCTTTCAAGTTCCTTCGCGACAGAAAGTAGAATGAAATTCCTCATCAGGTCACAGCGTCATGGAGCCATAATACAAACATACTacacaaaggagagaggagtCATGATACGACGTGCCTCTTGTTGAAACTACATCAAAAGCTATGGAACAATGATAGGGTTGGGTGAACTGCATATCTGTCATAGAGGGCTAGGCAAAACCAGGCATGTAGTAACTTGGTCTgctgtctctatctgtctctctctgatgcAAGTACGGGAGACATGAGGGTGCAGAGTGGCTGATATGCTGGAGacatgggggaggggggcatcggtacaacaaacaacactgaatGAAGCAGTGATCAGTCAGTCTGATGGAGgattggagaaagaaaaggggaagacgaaagagaagaaagagggcAGTGACTGGCTGGGAGGGATGGTTTAGCAGAAAGCAGGCACTCAGCCAGCCCAGGGAGGGAGGACGAAGCATCAGTCTAGCTACCGCTGCACTTCCACCACGCCTTTTCTACTTGTCtatatctgtctttatctctttctccaCTCAGACTCAAAGTTTTACTTACAAAGTATCCTTTAACCCTTGAATTCTTTCAGCAACTCTGATGACCACATGGTATGTTACTCAACCAAGCCATTTTCTGGTAAAGCAACAAAAGGGGCTGTgttggtgtgggtgtgttaCTTCAGATATCGGTAAgacaatgaaatatgatccatGTGGAGTAACAGATTAATGAGCTTAAAGGcttatcagatgccaaaacactgcacagcagtTCACTCAGTGACAGGACGTTACTATTCTGCAAAGTTATCACAGCAGCAAATATTTGATCTTTTGTTGGGAAATAAACAATAGAAATACAGCATTACAAAGTtatctaccaggaatgtgcgcCTCATTTGTGACTACAGTTTTTCAGGCAGAGTTAGAGTCGATTTGAATGCTGCTTTAGGCTATCATGACTCTGTCACATAATACCTTAAACTGTGAGAAACAGCAGACATTCAACTTAAGGAATTACAGTAAGTAAGACAACCATGGCCCACCAACATATAACCACGAACCAGAGCTGCAGGTCTAGcccttaaaacaaaacactcaatgCTTGCAATCCACAGAACTACATTAAACAGAGATGGTTATCCACATTCAGCCCACCAATCCATCagtctcctctgtgtctgtaggTTTTGAGCGAGTGGAAACACTGACTGCCTCCCTGCCTCACACTGGGCGCAATGTGTGCCTGAAGCAGGActctggtctggtctggccTAGCCTGCTTTGGCCtagcagagagaagagacaacGAATAGCCCATGACACAAGCCTGCTAAGTCCCTCTCTGCGATCAGCCTCTGCCCACTGCGCTCATCCACCTGTTATTATTACAGTTGAATGTATTCCATATTAACGCCGCATTAGAGGCATGCCTGGATGTTTCCATGTGACAGAGCAAAGAGCTGGACAGATAGGAAAAGTGCAGTGGAGCCTGGGAGTGCACATGTTCTTGCATGTGGGCAGGAATCTCAGATTCACTCCATGAGTCAGGGTCTAAACATCATTTCCATCCCAGGCAGCTGCCGTGGAAGTCCTAAAACGATGGATAATTAACACACTCTGCCACGTTTAATGCTTTAGATCGGTTGGCTGTCTCTGGATAATATTATGAGGATATTTTAAGCTCATTACTCAGGGGAGAGCTAGTTGACTGGTTAACTGCTCCTGgttgagagagaggaggtttgGACTGAAGACAGAGTGCGTGTAATGGAGGAAGGAGTGGGAaataagaaaatagtgaaaagatTAAGCCATAGTATAAGCATCACTTGTATTTTAGTCATGTTATCAGCACAGGTTCCAGATAACATTTGCTTGTTACAGGCTCTAATATTAATGTTCAACCTCTGGACTAGTGGATAATACagtagaaaaacatttgtctCACAAGTGGGGTAAATGTTTAAAGTATAGTGTGAAGGAGGGATGtggggtgtgtgggtgggtgac
This window encodes:
- the abl2 gene encoding tyrosine-protein kinase ABL2 isoform X2, with amino-acid sequence MPLRCLQASSSFEEEWTALSGCHLHTGLRQGKPSGQTEALHRPFGLDTAALTEAVRWSSKENLLGAAESDPNLFVALYDFVASGDNTLSITKGEKLRVLGYNQNGEWSEVRSKNGQGWVPSNYITPVNSLEKHSWYHGPVSRSAAEYLLSSLINGSFLVRESESSPGQLSISLRYEGRVYHYRINTASDAKVYVTSESRFATLAELVHHHSTVADGLVTTLHYPAPKCNKPTVYGVSPIHDKWEMERTDITMKHKLGGGQYGEVYVGVWKKYNLTVAVKTLKEDTMEVEEFLKEAAVMKEVKHPNLVQLLGVCTLEPPFYIVTEYMPHGNLLDYLRDCDKEEVNAVVLLYMATQISSAMEYLEKKNFIHRDLAARNCLVGENHVVKVADFGLSRLMTGDTYTAHAGAKFPIKWTAPESLAYNTFSIKSDVWAFGVLLWEIATYGMSPYPGIDLSQVYDLLEKGYRMEQPEGCPPKVYELMRACWQWSPLDRPSFAEIHQAFETMFHDSSISEEVAEELCKTASSGHCGPLHSFSHDMPLLPSKSRTLHKHTENKENIEGGLDGRSDHSTHGHSGTARHAHLTTNQSDAPHYDSAGKPADTESQSQLQRRQARRLRGRAVIFPTN